One Enterobacter asburiae genomic window, GTGGCAGGAATTTTACCAGCAGGATTATATCTCCCTCGATAAAACCTCAGGTAACCGTAACCTGCTCGATCGGATGCTGGGGGAAATCATTCCCGAACGCCCCAGCGTCTGCGAAACGCGCCACGTTACCACGATGCTCGGCATGGTAGAGGCGGGGATCGGCATCGCTGCCGTTCCCGCCATGTCGATGCCGACGTCAGCGCACACGCTGCTGACGCATCTGCCGCTGGTGGCGCCGGAAGTGAAACGCACCGTGGGGCTTATCCGGCGCCGGGGGCGCATCCAGTCCTACATTGCGGCTGAACTGGAAAAGCAGATCACCGAGCAGTATCGACGGACGTAACGGGGATCATCCCCGTCTCCTGGATGACGGCCCTTGAGGGCGGTGAGGCGAGATAGGTCAGCAGCGCTTTCCCCTCCGCGGGATGTTCGGCATGGCGGGTGACCGCACCCGCGAAGCGCGTGATGTACTGCAGATTATCCGGGATTTTCCCGATAAAGGTGACGCCCTGAACCGGCAGCAGTTCGCTGACCTGCTGGAAGCCCACGGCGTATTTTCCTTTCGCCACCTCTGAGGCGACCGGAATACGCTCAACCATTGTCGCTTTGCCCGCCACGTCCTTTTCAATCCCCAGATTTTTGAACAACGCCTGGCTGACATACCTGCCGCTGGCGCTGTCAGAGTAGGCGATAGAGCTGGCCTGCAGCAGCGTGTTACGCAGACTCGCCTCGCTGCTGATATCAGGAACATCCGCACCTTTTTTCACCACCATGCCAACGGGAGAATCCGCGAGTTCAGTCCGCGAGCCCGGCTGGGTCTGGCTGGCTTTTTCAAGCTTCTCCAGCGCATCCCCGACCATAATCACCACGTCGGCTTTTTCGCCGCGCGCCAGTCGGTTTGGGATCGCCTGCGGCGTCGTGCCCATTGAGGGGCCGGGGATGATCACGATTTTATCCCCGGTCCGGCGTTCATATTCCGGGGCCAGCTTTTCCAGGGCGGCTTTGAAGCCGCCTGAGATCATGACCTTCACGTCCTGGGCGCAGGCATTGACGCTCATGAGGGCCAGCACCAGCGCGCTGGCGGTATAGCGATAAGTGCGTTTCATACTGCCCCCTGTGACTTGACGGTATTTTGCAGCGATACCGCGCGGCGGCGGTAGAGGTAGAGCGTGGCCAGCAGGGCACACACGGCAGCGAAGCTCATCCAGTAGCCAGGCGATGCTTTGTCACCGGTGTATTCAATCAGCGCGGTGGACATTACCGGCGTAAAGCCGCCAAAGACCGCCGTTGCCAGGCTG contains:
- a CDS encoding substrate-binding domain-containing protein; translation: MKRTYRYTASALVLALMSVNACAQDVKVMISGGFKAALEKLAPEYERRTGDKIVIIPGPSMGTTPQAIPNRLARGEKADVVIMVGDALEKLEKASQTQPGSRTELADSPVGMVVKKGADVPDISSEASLRNTLLQASSIAYSDSASGRYVSQALFKNLGIEKDVAGKATMVERIPVASEVAKGKYAVGFQQVSELLPVQGVTFIGKIPDNLQYITRFAGAVTRHAEHPAEGKALLTYLASPPSRAVIQETGMIPVTSVDTAR